TCCAAACAGCGCGTTGAATGGGCTTGATCGCTTGCTGCCGCTTGTCGTCATTCTGATCGCTGCCGCCGATATTGCACTTTCCGCTCTGGCCTATCGCCTTGACGTCGGCGCGACAGTTCGAGCGCGGTCGATCGTTGAGCCGTGGACGCTCGGGATTGCAGCGTTTGCCCTTGCTTTCGTGACCAAGCGCGACGGTCTTATCATATCGTACGTTTTGTCGATGGCGGCGGCGTTCGTTGCCTCAATCATACCCTTGATCCGCAGCTATGGCTGGCCGCGCCTTTGGCGTCCTCGGCTAAACCTGATCGCGGGAATTGCGCGGCAGAATACCCCGCTTGCCGCTGCGGATGCCATCGAATGGGCATCACGTCGTATCGACGTCGCGATGCTGGGTTTGTTCCTGCCGCCGGCTGCTGTCGCGGTTTACTGGATGGCCCAGCAAATTGCGTCGATACCGCAAAAGCTAAAGACCAGCTTTGATTCGATACTTGCGCCGATCATTAGCCAAAACCTTACGGCCGGGAACACCAGGGCAGTTGCCGAGCAGGTCAGCCAGGTCGGCTTTTGGATCATCGGCGCCCAGTTGGGTACCGCATTGATGATAGGTATTCCCGGTGAGGCCGTGATGGGAGTGGTCGGCCCTAATTTCGTAGCAGGCACAGGCGCGTTGGCGTTGCTGCTTGCGGCGGAGTTCATGGCGGCAACCGCAGCGGTCTCGGAATCGGCTCTCATCTACATCTCGCGTGGGCGCAACGCGATGATTTCGCTGCTCGTCATTGGTATCGAAGCCGGGCTGTGCTTTGCGTTATTATATGCGGCGCGCGAGGTACGACTGCCGGGTTTTTTCCCAAAAAACGGTGGACAATTGCCACTTTACTATCAAGCTGCCGCGCCCGCGCTTGGGCTGTTGATGGCTCTTGGGCTGGGGTCGATAATTAAAGCACGGCTGCTCTCACGACTTCTGAATGCGCCGGTCACGGGTTGGCGCTGGGCACTGGCGTGGGCGGCGATAGTCGGGTCGGTGGTTGGCTGGGCCGCGACCCAGTATCTGCCCGAGTGGGCGGAGCTTGCCTTCGGCATCCCGGCTATCGCGGGCAGCTATCTGGTGACATTATGGTATTTCGGATTCGGGCCCGACGACCGCGAACTGTTCCGGCTGAAACGGCGTCAGTCCGATACACCCGCGGTCGCCGAAAACCTTAATGCCGGAAGTGCCGAATCCCTGTAAATACCATCGCCAGATTAGCAGCGTCAGCGGCGGCAATGACCTCATCATCGCGAATCGAACCTCCGGGCTGTATCACAGCAGTAGCTCCAGCTTCGACCGCAGCGAGCAATCCATCTGCAAAAGGGAAAAACGCATCGGAGGCCACCGCCGAGCCGATGGTATGCGGTTCCGCCCAACCAGCCTTTTCGGCAGCGTCTTTTGCTTTCCATGCAGCGATACGCGCGGATTCAAGTCGGTTCATTTGTCCTGCGCCAATACCCGCCGTGCTGCCATCCTTGGCATAGACGATTGCGTTCGATTTGGTATGTTTTGCCACAGTCCATGCGAAGCGGCAGTCAGCCAATTCGTTTTCGGTCGGAGCCCGTTTGGTAACCACCTGCAACTCACCCAATCGACCGGCATCGCGTGACTGGAGCAGGTAACCACCAGCGATCGTTTTCAGCGTCATACCTGCCCGGGCGGGATCAGGCAGGTCGCCGGTCAACAAGAGGCGAAGATTTTTCTTCGTGGCGAAAATTGCGCGAGCGGCAGCGTCGGCATCGGGCGCAATTACCACTTCGGTGAAAATCGAAGTTATTGCTTCGGCGGTTTCCTGATCGAGAGTTTGATTTACACAGATAATGCCACCGAAAGCAGAAACCGTGTCGCAAGCAAACGCTTGTAGATAGGCCTGTTTCAGCGTTGTCGCCGATGCCACTCCGCAGGGGTTGGCGTGTTTGACTATCACCACGGTCGGCGGCCCATCGCGGAATTCGCTGAGCAAATCGAGCGCGGCATCGGCATCGGCATAATTGTTGTAGCTCAACGCCTTGCCCTGGATCTGGGTGGCCTTCGACACTCCCGATGCGGTGTAGAAAGCGGCCTGCTGATGCGGGTTTTCGCCATATCGTAACACTTCCGCGCGTGTCGCA
This genomic stretch from Sphingomonas paeninsulae harbors:
- a CDS encoding oligosaccharide flippase family protein, which encodes MTIAASDADLATLARGGRTNFIGFLLRLAARFPFLFIAGRMYGLDALGRFAYAIIVVEFAAQLATMGLKRGLAKQLTESTRDHAHEVWDALIVCVLASLVIGGFLIAVPELMFPNSALNGLDRLLPLVVILIAAADIALSALAYRLDVGATVRARSIVEPWTLGIAAFALAFVTKRDGLIISYVLSMAAAFVASIIPLIRSYGWPRLWRPRLNLIAGIARQNTPLAAADAIEWASRRIDVAMLGLFLPPAAVAVYWMAQQIASIPQKLKTSFDSILAPIISQNLTAGNTRAVAEQVSQVGFWIIGAQLGTALMIGIPGEAVMGVVGPNFVAGTGALALLLAAEFMAATAAVSESALIYISRGRNAMISLLVIGIEAGLCFALLYAAREVRLPGFFPKNGGQLPLYYQAAAPALGLLMALGLGSIIKARLLSRLLNAPVTGWRWALAWAAIVGSVVGWAATQYLPEWAELAFGIPAIAGSYLVTLWYFGFGPDDRELFRLKRRQSDTPAVAENLNAGSAESL
- the purH gene encoding bifunctional phosphoribosylaminoimidazolecarboxamide formyltransferase/IMP cyclohydrolase; the protein is MTNIKIKRALLSVSDKGGLIPLGQALVRHGVELVSTGGTARALRDAGLTVRDIDDLTGFPEMMDGRVKTLHPVVHGGLLAVRDNAEHVASMEEHGIGAIDLVIVNLYPFAATVAKGAARDEIIENIDIGGPSMIRSAAKNHAFVTIVTDPGDYRELMAALDENEGTISLELRRKYAAKAYAATASYDAMIANWFATVDQNQQFPDVLTVTATRAEVLRYGENPHQQAAFYTASGVSKATQIQGKALSYNNYADADAALDLLSEFRDGPPTVVIVKHANPCGVASATTLKQAYLQAFACDTVSAFGGIICVNQTLDQETAEAITSIFTEVVIAPDADAAARAIFATKKNLRLLLTGDLPDPARAGMTLKTIAGGYLLQSRDAGRLGELQVVTKRAPTENELADCRFAWTVAKHTKSNAIVYAKDGSTAGIGAGQMNRLESARIAAWKAKDAAEKAGWAEPHTIGSAVASDAFFPFADGLLAAVEAGATAVIQPGGSIRDDEVIAAADAANLAMVFTGIRHFRH